Proteins from a single region of Streptomyces sp. Tu 3180:
- a CDS encoding tetratricopeptide repeat protein produces MPETSGSTGRTPETHVIDFRAAEQLLASRDPQGAVKLLDGVIDVHPENTAARLLRARAFFAAAQLRPAELEFSLVLEREPDNAFAHFALARTYQRQNRPRPAKRHFRLAAALDPNPEYLEAARFEA; encoded by the coding sequence GTGCCCGAGACCAGTGGTTCGACCGGACGTACGCCGGAGACGCATGTCATCGACTTCCGTGCCGCCGAGCAGCTGCTCGCCTCCCGGGATCCGCAGGGCGCGGTGAAGCTGCTCGACGGCGTCATCGACGTCCACCCGGAGAACACCGCCGCGCGGCTGCTGCGCGCACGGGCCTTCTTCGCCGCGGCCCAGCTGCGCCCCGCCGAGCTGGAGTTCTCCCTCGTCCTGGAGCGCGAGCCGGACAACGCCTTCGCCCACTTCGCCCTCGCCCGCACCTATCAGCGCCAGAACCGCCCCCGCCCGGCCAAGCGCCACTTCCGGCTGGCGGCGGCGCTGGACCCGAACCCGGAGTACCTCGAGGCGGCGCGCTTCGAGGCGTGA
- a CDS encoding RNA-binding S4 domain-containing protein: MASEGAEYDRTRGAGDTAGATDGASQEAAAPPDPKIAAAVAAAEAAGPQPGETVRIDSWIWSVRLVKTRSLGAAACRGGHVRVNGERVKPAHSVRVGDEVRVRVETRERVVVVKRLIRKRVGAPVAAQCYIDNSPPPPPREAVAPAGIRDRGAGRPTKRDRRELERLRALGGPGPFGAPGGFGTPGGPGGAGDPGAAPGGSGVRRGGSAGRGGAAGRGTTGGRKARGKGSGGAARP, translated from the coding sequence ATGGCTTCTGAGGGTGCGGAGTACGACAGGACGCGTGGGGCCGGGGACACGGCGGGGGCGACGGACGGGGCCTCCCAGGAGGCGGCGGCTCCCCCGGACCCGAAGATCGCCGCTGCCGTGGCGGCGGCCGAGGCGGCCGGGCCGCAGCCCGGCGAGACCGTGCGGATCGACAGCTGGATCTGGTCCGTACGCCTGGTCAAGACGCGTTCCCTCGGCGCCGCCGCCTGCCGGGGCGGCCACGTGCGGGTGAACGGCGAGCGGGTGAAGCCCGCGCACTCCGTCCGCGTCGGTGACGAGGTGCGCGTGCGGGTCGAGACCCGGGAGCGGGTCGTCGTCGTCAAGCGGCTGATCCGCAAGCGGGTCGGCGCCCCGGTCGCCGCCCAGTGCTACATCGACAACTCCCCGCCGCCCCCGCCCCGCGAGGCCGTCGCCCCGGCCGGGATCCGCGACCGCGGCGCGGGCCGCCCCACCAAGCGCGACCGCCGCGAACTGGAGCGCCTGCGTGCTCTGGGCGGACCGGGCCCCTTCGGCGCGCCGGGCGGGTTCGGCACGCCCGGTGGACCGGGCGGAGCCGGTGACCCGGGCGCCGCACCGGGCGGGTCCGGCGTCCGCCGCGGCGGATCCGCCGGTCGTGGTGGGGCCGCCGGCCGTGGGACGACCGGTGGCCGCAAGGCCCGCGGCAAGGGGTCCGGCGGCGCGGCCCGGCCGTGA
- a CDS encoding DUF6343 family protein, with protein MRTGSEPVTARSPLRMRLWLSVWGAVWTVFGTAAFAVVGRWGWALACGLLWLVVMVDLAVVVRRIRQGAHYQPGRDVPPYEPPSSRP; from the coding sequence ATGCGTACGGGCAGTGAACCGGTGACCGCGCGCAGTCCTCTGCGGATGCGGCTCTGGCTGAGCGTCTGGGGTGCGGTCTGGACGGTGTTCGGGACCGCGGCGTTCGCGGTCGTGGGGCGCTGGGGCTGGGCGCTCGCCTGCGGGCTGCTGTGGCTGGTCGTCATGGTCGACCTGGCCGTCGTCGTGCGGCGCATCCGCCAGGGCGCCCACTACCAGCCGGGCCGCGACGTCCCGCCGTACGAGCCGCCGAGCAGCCGCCCGTGA
- the rpsA gene encoding 30S ribosomal protein S1, which translates to MTSSTETTATTPQVAVNDIGNEEAFLAAIDETIKYFNDGDIVDGVIVKVDRDEVLLDIGYKTEGVIPSRELSIKHDVDPNEVVAVGDEIEALVLQKEDKEGRLILSKKRAQYERAWGTIEKIKEEDGIVTGTVIEVVKGGLILDIGLRGFLPASLVEMRRVRDLQPYVGKELEAKIIELDKNRNNVVLSRRAWLEQTQSEVRQTFLTTLQKGQVRSGVVSSIVNFGAFVDLGGVDGLVHVSELSWKHIDHPSEVVEVGQEVTVEVLDVDMDRERVSLSLKATQEDPWQQFARTHQIGQVVPGKVTKLVPFGAFVRVDEGIEGLVHISELAERHVEIPEQVVQVNDEIFVKVIDIDLERRRISLSLKQANESFGADPTAVEFDPTLYGMAASYDDQGNYIYPEGFDPETNDWLPGYEKQREEWERQYAEAQQRFEQHQAQVIKSREADAQAAAEGGEAAAPAASGGGSYSSEGGDTSGALASDEALAALREKLAGGQS; encoded by the coding sequence ATGACGAGCAGCACCGAGACCACCGCCACCACCCCGCAGGTAGCGGTCAACGACATCGGTAACGAGGAAGCGTTCCTCGCAGCGATCGACGAGACGATCAAGTACTTCAACGACGGCGACATCGTCGACGGCGTCATCGTGAAGGTCGACCGGGACGAGGTCCTGCTCGACATCGGTTACAAGACCGAAGGTGTCATCCCGAGCCGCGAGCTCTCGATCAAGCACGACGTCGACCCGAACGAGGTCGTCGCCGTCGGCGACGAGATCGAGGCCCTGGTCCTCCAGAAGGAGGACAAGGAAGGCCGCCTGATCCTCTCGAAGAAGCGCGCCCAGTACGAGCGTGCCTGGGGCACCATCGAGAAGATCAAGGAAGAGGACGGCATCGTCACCGGTACCGTCATCGAGGTCGTCAAGGGTGGTCTCATCCTCGACATCGGCCTCCGCGGCTTCCTCCCGGCCTCCCTGGTCGAGATGCGCCGCGTCCGCGACCTCCAGCCCTACGTGGGCAAGGAGCTCGAGGCGAAGATCATCGAGCTGGACAAGAACCGCAACAACGTGGTCCTGTCCCGCCGTGCCTGGCTGGAGCAGACCCAGTCCGAGGTCCGCCAGACGTTCCTCACCACCCTCCAGAAGGGTCAGGTCCGTTCCGGCGTCGTCTCCTCGATCGTCAACTTCGGTGCCTTCGTGGACCTGGGTGGCGTCGACGGTCTGGTCCACGTCTCCGAGCTGTCCTGGAAGCACATCGACCACCCGTCCGAGGTCGTCGAGGTGGGCCAGGAGGTCACCGTCGAGGTCCTCGACGTCGACATGGACCGCGAGCGCGTCTCCCTGTCGCTGAAGGCGACCCAGGAAGACCCGTGGCAGCAGTTCGCCCGCACCCACCAGATCGGCCAGGTCGTGCCCGGCAAGGTCACGAAGCTGGTTCCGTTCGGTGCGTTCGTCCGCGTGGACGAGGGCATCGAGGGTCTGGTCCACATCTCCGAGCTGGCCGAGCGCCACGTGGAGATCCCGGAGCAGGTCGTCCAGGTCAACGACGAGATCTTCGTCAAGGTCATCGACATCGACCTCGAGCGCCGCCGCATCAGCCTCTCGCTGAAGCAGGCCAACGAGTCCTTCGGTGCCGACCCGACGGCGGTCGAGTTCGACCCGACCCTGTACGGCATGGCCGCGTCCTACGACGACCAGGGCAACTACATCTACCCCGAGGGCTTCGACCCGGAGACCAACGACTGGCTGCCGGGCTACGAGAAGCAGCGCGAGGAGTGGGAGCGCCAGTACGCCGAGGCGCAGCAGCGCTTCGAGCAGCACCAGGCGCAGGTCATCAAGTCCCGCGAGGCGGACGCCCAGGCCGCTGCCGAGGGTGGCGAGGCCGCCGCTCCGGCCGCGTCCGGCGGCGGTTCGTACTCCTCCGAGGGCGGCGACACCTCCGGTGCGCTGGCCTCGGACGAGGCGCTGGCCGCGCTGCGCGAGAAGCTGGCCGGCGGCCAGAGCTGA
- a CDS encoding PAC2 family protein — translation MLDPQDLYAWEPKGLAVVDMALAQESAGLVMLYHFDGYIDAGETGDQIVDRLLDALPHQVVARFDHDRLIDYRARRPLLTFTRDRWSDYEVPALEVRLVQDTTGAPFLLLSGPEPDVEWERFAAAVRQIVERLGVRLSVNFHGIPMGVPHTRPVGLTPHGNRTDLVPGHSSPFDEAQVPGSAEALVEYRLMQAGHDVLGVAGHVPHYVARSPYPDAALTVLEAITAATGLVLPGVAHALRTDAHRTQTEIDRQVREGDDELAALIQGLEHQYDAAAGAETRGNMLAEPVEIPSADEIGREFERFLAEREGDG, via the coding sequence GTGCTTGATCCGCAGGATTTGTACGCCTGGGAGCCGAAGGGGCTGGCCGTCGTCGACATGGCGCTCGCCCAGGAGTCGGCCGGACTTGTCATGCTCTACCACTTCGACGGATACATCGACGCGGGGGAGACCGGGGACCAGATCGTCGACCGGCTGCTCGACGCGCTGCCCCACCAGGTCGTCGCCCGGTTCGACCACGACCGGCTGATCGACTACCGCGCCCGGCGCCCGCTGCTGACCTTCACCCGCGACCGCTGGAGCGACTACGAGGTGCCCGCCCTCGAGGTGCGCCTCGTCCAGGACACCACCGGAGCCCCCTTCCTGCTGCTCTCCGGCCCCGAACCGGACGTGGAGTGGGAGCGCTTCGCCGCGGCCGTGCGGCAGATCGTGGAGCGGCTCGGCGTCCGCCTGTCGGTGAACTTCCACGGCATCCCGATGGGCGTCCCGCACACCCGCCCCGTCGGCCTCACCCCGCACGGCAACCGCACCGACCTCGTCCCCGGGCACAGCAGCCCGTTCGACGAGGCCCAGGTCCCCGGCAGCGCCGAGGCCCTCGTCGAGTACCGGCTCATGCAGGCCGGACACGACGTCCTGGGCGTCGCCGGGCACGTCCCGCACTACGTCGCCCGCTCCCCGTACCCGGACGCGGCGCTCACCGTCCTGGAGGCCATCACGGCCGCGACCGGGCTGGTCCTGCCCGGCGTCGCGCACGCCCTGCGCACCGACGCCCACCGCACCCAGACCGAGATCGACCGCCAGGTCCGGGAGGGCGACGACGAACTCGCCGCCCTCATCCAGGGCCTGGAGCACCAGTACGACGCCGCCGCGGGAGCCGAGACCCGGGGCAACATGCTCGCCGAGCCGGTGGAGATCCCGTCGGCGGACGAGATCGGGCGCGAGTTCGAGCGGTTCCTGGCGGAGCGCGAAGGGGACGGCTGA
- a CDS encoding class I SAM-dependent methyltransferase produces the protein MIQEPEAPEPEATRREAGVAESSRANRGWWDRNADEYQIEHGTFLGDDRFVWGPEGLDEVEAELLGPPEELKGRDVLELGAGAAQCSRWLAAQGARPVALDLSHRQLQHALRIGGSFPLVCADAIALPFADGSFDLACSAYGALPFVADPRLVLREVHRVLRPGGRLVFSVTHPIRWAFPDEPGPEGLSVSASYFDRTPYVEQDEEGRAVYVEHHRTLGDRVRDVVASGFRLVDLVEPEWPAWNTSEWGGWSPLRGGLIPGTAVFVCVRD, from the coding sequence ATCATCCAAGAGCCCGAAGCACCCGAACCGGAGGCCACCCGACGGGAGGCCGGTGTCGCGGAGAGCTCCCGCGCCAACCGGGGCTGGTGGGACCGCAACGCGGACGAGTACCAGATCGAGCACGGCACGTTCCTCGGCGACGACCGCTTCGTGTGGGGTCCCGAGGGCCTGGACGAGGTGGAGGCCGAGCTGCTCGGCCCGCCGGAGGAGCTGAAGGGACGGGACGTCCTGGAGCTGGGCGCCGGCGCGGCGCAGTGCTCGCGCTGGCTGGCCGCCCAGGGCGCGCGCCCGGTGGCCCTGGACCTCTCGCACCGGCAGCTGCAGCACGCGCTGCGCATCGGCGGATCGTTCCCCCTGGTGTGCGCCGACGCGATCGCGCTCCCCTTCGCGGACGGCTCCTTCGACCTGGCCTGCTCGGCGTACGGGGCGCTGCCCTTCGTCGCCGACCCGCGGCTGGTGCTGCGCGAGGTGCACCGGGTGCTGCGGCCCGGCGGGCGCCTCGTCTTCTCCGTGACCCATCCGATCCGCTGGGCGTTCCCCGACGAGCCCGGTCCCGAGGGGCTCAGCGTCTCCGCCTCCTACTTCGACCGCACGCCCTACGTCGAGCAGGACGAGGAGGGCCGCGCGGTGTACGTCGAGCACCACAGGACGCTCGGCGACCGCGTCCGCGACGTCGTCGCCTCGGGTTTCCGCCTGGTGGACCTGGTGGAGCCGGAGTGGCCGGCCTGGAACACCTCCGAGTGGGGCGGCTGGTCCCCGCTGCGCGGCGGCCTGATCCCGGGGACGGCGGTCTTCGTGTGCGTGCGGGACTGA
- a CDS encoding uracil-DNA glycosylase, producing the protein MDPGGLTALDRRIAGCRACPRLVDWREEVARTKRAAFMDWTYWGRPVPGFGPPDARLLIVGLAPAAHGGNRTGRMFTGDRSGDVLYRALYDVGLASQPTSVHAGDGLELYGVRVTSPVHCAPPANKPTPGERDTCRPWLVRELHLLRPTVRAALVLGAFGWQAALPAFAEAGWTVPRPRPAFAHGAHVVLPAADGPGLHLLGCFHVSQRNTFTGRLTPGMLREVLSTAAEAAGLPVRGGGTARTETG; encoded by the coding sequence ATGGACCCCGGCGGCCTCACCGCACTCGACCGGCGCATCGCCGGCTGCCGCGCCTGCCCCCGGCTGGTCGACTGGCGCGAGGAGGTCGCCCGCACCAAGCGCGCCGCCTTCATGGACTGGACGTACTGGGGCAGGCCGGTGCCCGGTTTCGGGCCGCCGGACGCCCGGCTGCTGATCGTCGGGCTGGCGCCCGCCGCGCACGGCGGCAACCGCACGGGGCGCATGTTCACCGGGGACCGCTCCGGGGACGTGCTGTACCGGGCGCTGTACGACGTGGGGCTCGCCTCGCAGCCGACCTCCGTGCACGCCGGGGACGGCCTGGAGCTGTACGGCGTACGCGTCACCTCGCCCGTGCACTGCGCCCCGCCCGCCAACAAGCCCACGCCCGGGGAACGGGACACCTGCCGGCCCTGGCTGGTGCGGGAGCTGCACCTGCTGCGGCCGACGGTGCGGGCCGCGCTCGTCCTCGGCGCCTTCGGCTGGCAGGCCGCGCTGCCCGCGTTCGCCGAGGCCGGCTGGACGGTGCCCCGGCCGCGTCCCGCCTTCGCCCACGGCGCCCACGTCGTGCTGCCCGCCGCCGACGGCCCCGGTCTCCACCTCCTCGGCTGCTTCCACGTCAGCCAGCGCAACACCTTCACCGGCCGGCTCACCCCCGGGATGCTCCGGGAGGTGCTGAGCACGGCGGCCGAGGCGGCGGGACTGCCCGTGCGGGGCGGCGGGACCGCCCGCACGGAAACGGGATGA
- a CDS encoding class I SAM-dependent methyltransferase, which translates to MREGYEGTGPGAITPDGCAVELYARLPVGDEPDVIAAAVPAGARILELGSGVGRMTHALLERGFEVTAVDESAEMLERVRGARTIHSPVERLDLGETFDVVLLASFLVHVGDVEVRRGMLRTCVRHLAKGGCVLIQREGEDYHTDVPRERVDPSGFTVRIVSSEPVGDGVDSVRAEYVFPDATWTQTFRARPLTRQQFEEALGEAGLRVDRYLTADRMWVRAVPVTGG; encoded by the coding sequence ATGCGTGAGGGGTACGAGGGGACGGGACCCGGGGCGATCACCCCGGACGGCTGCGCGGTGGAGCTCTACGCGCGGCTGCCCGTCGGGGACGAGCCGGACGTCATCGCCGCGGCGGTGCCCGCGGGTGCACGCATCCTGGAGCTGGGCAGCGGGGTCGGGCGGATGACCCACGCCCTGCTGGAGCGCGGCTTCGAGGTCACGGCGGTGGACGAGTCCGCCGAGATGCTGGAGCGGGTGCGCGGGGCGCGGACGATACACAGTCCCGTGGAGAGGCTCGACCTGGGCGAGACGTTCGACGTGGTGCTCCTGGCGTCGTTCCTGGTGCACGTGGGGGACGTCGAGGTGCGGCGGGGAATGCTGCGCACCTGTGTGCGGCACCTGGCGAAGGGCGGGTGCGTGCTGATCCAGCGGGAGGGCGAGGACTACCACACCGACGTGCCGCGCGAGCGGGTGGACCCCTCCGGCTTCACCGTGCGGATCGTGTCGTCGGAGCCGGTCGGCGACGGGGTCGACTCGGTGCGCGCGGAGTACGTGTTCCCGGACGCGACCTGGACGCAGACGTTCCGGGCACGGCCGCTGACGAGGCAGCAGTTCGAGGAGGCGCTGGGGGAGGCGGGCCTGAGGGTGGACCGGTACCTGACGGCGGACCGGATGTGGGTGAGGGCGGTGCCGGTGACGGGCGGCTGA
- the hrpB gene encoding ATP-dependent helicase HrpB gives MIRHDALDALPVREALPGLTGALDAHGTAVLVAPPGTGKTTLVPPALAGLLGDGPARRVVVAEPRRIAARAAARRMAWLLGEEVGGSVGFTVRGERAVGRHTRVEVVTTGVLLQRLQRDQELTGVDVVVLDECHERHLDADTAAAFLWDVREALRPELRLVAASATTDAEGWARLLGGAPVVEAAGAAFPVEVVWAPPARAVRPPHGTRVDPALLTHVASVVRRALAERDGDVLVFLPGVGEIARVAGQLGDLGGVEVLQVHGRAPAAVQDAVLSPGGRRRVVLATSVAESSLTVPGVRVVVDSGLAREPRVDHVRGLSALTTVRASQAAGRQRAGRAGREAPGAVYRCWAEAEDARLPRFPSPEIKVADLTAFALQAACWGDPDASGLALLDPPPGGAMAAARDVLAAIGAVGPDGRATERGARLARLGLHPRLGRALLDAAPVVGAGLAAEVVALIGEEPPREYGDDLAGALRAARRGGDAYAGRWRAEVRRLRSLAPEVPGAPEAAEVPGRPVHGPGSSPVRPDGEDARMGLVAALAFPERVARADGGSYLMVSGTRAETDAGSALRGAPWIAVAVADRPVGRGHARVRLGAVVGEDVARRAAGALLESREEVRWADGDVVARRVERLGAVELAVRPHTGADPSLVRAALLDGLRREGFGLLRWPAEAGVLRQRMAFLHRRLGEPWPDVSDEALHARVEEWLEPELGRARRRADLARIDAGRALARLLPWASGQAVRLDELAPERITVPSGSGIRIDYSDPEQPVLAVKLQEMFGLQESPRVAGVPLLVHLLSPAGRPAAVTADLASFWRDGYRGVRAELRGRYPRHPWPEDPATAEPTRHTNARLGR, from the coding sequence GTGATCCGCCACGACGCCCTGGACGCCCTTCCCGTGCGGGAGGCCCTGCCCGGGCTGACCGGCGCCCTCGACGCGCACGGCACCGCCGTGCTGGTGGCGCCGCCCGGCACCGGCAAGACGACGCTGGTGCCGCCGGCGCTGGCGGGGCTGCTCGGTGACGGGCCCGCGCGGCGCGTGGTGGTCGCCGAACCGCGGCGGATCGCGGCCCGCGCGGCGGCGCGGCGGATGGCGTGGCTGCTGGGCGAGGAGGTCGGCGGGTCCGTCGGCTTCACCGTGCGCGGGGAGCGGGCGGTCGGCCGGCACACGCGCGTGGAGGTCGTCACGACCGGTGTGCTCCTGCAGCGGTTGCAGCGCGACCAGGAGCTGACCGGGGTGGACGTGGTGGTGCTCGACGAGTGCCACGAGCGGCATCTGGACGCGGACACCGCGGCGGCGTTCCTGTGGGACGTGCGCGAGGCGCTGCGCCCGGAGCTGCGGCTGGTGGCCGCGTCGGCGACGACGGACGCCGAGGGCTGGGCGCGGCTGCTGGGCGGCGCGCCGGTGGTCGAGGCGGCCGGTGCCGCGTTCCCCGTGGAGGTGGTGTGGGCGCCTCCCGCGCGTGCGGTGCGGCCGCCGCACGGCACGCGGGTCGACCCGGCGCTGCTGACGCACGTGGCGTCGGTGGTGCGGCGGGCGCTGGCCGAGCGGGACGGGGACGTGCTGGTGTTCCTGCCGGGGGTGGGCGAGATCGCCCGGGTGGCCGGGCAGCTGGGGGATCTCGGCGGTGTCGAGGTGCTCCAGGTGCACGGGCGGGCCCCGGCGGCCGTGCAGGACGCGGTGCTGTCGCCCGGCGGGAGGCGCCGGGTGGTGCTGGCGACCTCGGTGGCGGAGTCGTCGCTGACGGTTCCGGGGGTGCGGGTGGTCGTGGACTCGGGGCTCGCGCGCGAGCCCCGGGTCGACCACGTGCGCGGGCTGAGCGCGCTGACGACGGTGCGGGCCTCGCAGGCGGCCGGCCGGCAGCGGGCGGGCCGGGCCGGACGTGAGGCGCCGGGTGCGGTGTACCGCTGCTGGGCGGAGGCGGAGGACGCGCGGCTGCCGCGGTTCCCCTCCCCCGAGATCAAGGTGGCCGACCTGACGGCGTTCGCGCTCCAGGCGGCGTGCTGGGGCGATCCCGACGCCTCCGGGCTGGCGCTGCTGGATCCCCCGCCGGGCGGGGCCATGGCGGCGGCCCGGGACGTCCTCGCGGCGATCGGGGCGGTCGGTCCCGACGGACGGGCCACGGAGCGGGGCGCGCGGCTCGCGCGGCTGGGGCTGCACCCCCGGCTGGGGCGGGCGCTGCTGGACGCGGCACCGGTCGTGGGCGCCGGGCTCGCGGCCGAGGTGGTCGCGCTGATCGGTGAGGAGCCGCCCCGGGAGTACGGGGACGACCTCGCCGGTGCGCTGCGGGCCGCGCGGCGCGGCGGTGACGCGTACGCGGGGCGGTGGCGGGCGGAGGTGCGCAGGCTGCGCTCGCTCGCCCCGGAGGTCCCCGGGGCCCCGGAAGCCGCGGAGGTTCCCGGGCGGCCCGTCCACGGCCCCGGCTCCTCGCCGGTGCGGCCGGACGGGGAGGACGCCCGGATGGGGCTCGTGGCCGCGCTCGCCTTCCCCGAGCGGGTGGCCCGCGCGGACGGCGGCTCGTACCTGATGGTGTCCGGCACCCGTGCCGAGACGGACGCGGGGAGCGCACTGCGCGGTGCGCCCTGGATCGCGGTCGCCGTGGCCGACCGGCCCGTGGGGCGGGGGCACGCGCGCGTGCGGCTCGGCGCGGTCGTCGGCGAGGACGTCGCGCGCCGGGCGGCGGGGGCCCTGCTGGAGTCGCGCGAGGAGGTCCGCTGGGCCGACGGGGACGTCGTGGCGCGGCGGGTCGAGCGGCTGGGGGCGGTGGAGCTGGCCGTGCGGCCGCACACCGGCGCCGACCCCTCGCTGGTGCGGGCGGCGCTGCTGGACGGTCTGCGGCGCGAGGGTTTCGGGCTGCTGCGGTGGCCGGCGGAGGCGGGCGTGCTGCGGCAGCGGATGGCGTTCCTGCACCGCCGGCTCGGCGAGCCGTGGCCCGACGTCTCGGACGAGGCGCTGCACGCGCGGGTGGAGGAGTGGCTGGAGCCGGAGCTCGGCCGTGCCCGCAGGCGGGCCGACCTCGCGCGGATCGACGCCGGGCGGGCGCTCGCGCGGCTGCTGCCCTGGGCCTCCGGCCAGGCCGTACGGCTCGACGAGCTCGCCCCCGAGCGGATCACCGTGCCCAGCGGGTCCGGGATCCGGATCGACTACTCCGACCCGGAGCAGCCGGTGCTGGCCGTGAAGCTCCAGGAGATGTTCGGGCTCCAGGAGTCGCCCCGGGTGGCCGGGGTGCCGCTGCTGGTGCACCTGCTGTCCCCGGCCGGGCGGCCGGCCGCCGTGACCGCCGACCTCGCCTCCTTCTGGCGGGACGGTTACAGGGGCGTACGGGCCGAGCTGCGCGGGCGGTACCCCAGGCATCCGTGGCCGGAGGACCCGGCCACCGCCGAGCCGACCCGGCACACCAACGCGCGGCTCGGGCGGTGA
- the coaE gene encoding dephospho-CoA kinase — translation MLKVGLTGGIGAGKSEVSRLLVECGAVLIDADRIAREVVAPGTPGLAAVVDAFGEEVLTADGSLDRPRLGSVVFADPEKLAVLNSIVHPLVGARSRELEGAAAEDSVVVHDVPLLTENGLAPLYDLVIVVDASPATQLDRLVRRRGMTEEDARARMAAQATREQRREIADIVIDNDVPLDALERRVKEVWAELVRRARASRRTPQE, via the coding sequence ATGCTGAAGGTGGGCCTGACCGGCGGGATCGGCGCCGGCAAGAGCGAGGTGTCCCGGCTGCTCGTCGAGTGCGGGGCGGTGCTGATCGACGCGGACCGCATCGCCCGTGAGGTCGTCGCGCCGGGGACACCCGGCCTCGCGGCGGTCGTGGACGCCTTCGGCGAGGAGGTGCTCACCGCGGACGGCAGCCTGGACCGGCCCAGGCTGGGCTCCGTCGTCTTCGCCGATCCGGAGAAGCTGGCCGTCCTCAACTCGATCGTCCACCCCCTGGTGGGCGCCCGCTCCCGTGAGCTGGAGGGGGCCGCCGCCGAGGACTCCGTCGTCGTCCACGACGTCCCCCTCCTCACGGAGAACGGCCTCGCCCCCCTCTACGACCTCGTGATCGTCGTCGACGCGAGCCCCGCGACCCAGCTCGACCGGCTCGTGCGGCGCCGCGGCATGACCGAGGAGGACGCCCGCGCGCGCATGGCCGCCCAGGCGACCCGCGAACAGCGCCGGGAGATCGCCGACATCGTCATCGACAACGACGTCCCCCTCGACGCGCTGGAGCGGCGCGTGAAGGAGGTGTGGGCCGAGCTCGTCCGCAGGGCGCGGGCGTCCCGGCGGACCCCTCAGGAATAG